A single window of Ischnura elegans chromosome 8, ioIscEleg1.1, whole genome shotgun sequence DNA harbors:
- the LOC124163806 gene encoding uncharacterized protein LOC124163806 — translation MESPAGTGITSPLCVSKFTPGRKTPSSWKRMASPYAVYTSTPVNPPSPSCLLQLLEWEASAVLADSRPSTPLSLRSPNVRTPGRSLSPTYKTPTAANSPFFRRRINRRILDTSTDPSEVSNVANPLSPATSQSSSSGDKAIFSSVQKPVRSIQRQRAMVKRFMVTKKRLSQCKIVRDNRGGLRL, via the coding sequence CCCTGCCGGCACCGGAATTACAAGCCCCCTGTGCGTGAGCAAGTTCACCCCTGGGAGGAAGACGCCCTCAAGCTGGAAGAGGATGGCCTCACCGTACGCCGTTTACACGTCTACTCCCGTCAACCCTCCCAGTCCCTCATGCCTGCTGCAACTCCTTGAGTGGGAGGCATCGGCGGTGCTTGCAGACTCCAGGCCATCCACTCCGTTGTCCCTACGGTCTCCCAACGTCAGGACACCGGGGAGGTCTCTATCACCGACCTACAAGACCCCGACGGCCGCCAACAGTCCTTTCTTTCGGCGGAGAATCAACCGAAGGATTCTGGACACCAGTACTGATCCATCCGAAGTCTCAAACGTGGCAAACCCGTTATCTCCGGCGACGTCACAGTCTAGTTCCAGTGGGGACAAAGCTATCTTTTCCTCAGTGCAGAAGCCAGTGAGGAGTATTCAAAGACAGCGGGCAATGGTGAAGAGGTTTATGGTGACGAAGAAAAGGCTGAGTCAGTGCAAAATCGTTCGGGATAACCGGGGTGGACTCAGGCTATGA